A part of Caldicellulosiruptor owensensis OL genomic DNA contains:
- the yqfC gene encoding sporulation protein YqfC, which translates to MIKRSKRDLKQIALLSQLPPEVITDQPRITIIGDFEIVIENHKGLIGYEDTLVKINTNVSPLLIEGNKLVIERMDNEIIVVRGEIRSLKYFPESDWEK; encoded by the coding sequence ATGATAAAGAGGTCGAAGAGAGATCTAAAACAGATTGCTTTATTATCTCAACTTCCACCAGAAGTGATAACAGACCAGCCGAGGATTACTATTATAGGCGATTTTGAGATTGTGATTGAAAATCACAAAGGACTTATCGGGTATGAGGATACACTTGTTAAGATAAACACAAATGTTTCTCCTCTTTTAATTGAGGGTAATAAACTTGTAATTGAGAGGATGGACAATGAAATAATTGTTGTAAGAGGAGAGATAAGATCACTTAAATATTTTCCAGAATCAGACTGGGAGAAGTGA
- the ybeY gene encoding rRNA maturation RNase YbeY: MIEASVANTIKIFLQEENFEVSVLIVDNNLIKELNRKYRNINKETDVLSFPIFEFKNGQLQEDIVIVEDEIPLGDIVISIEKALQQAEEFGHSLEREVAYLTVHSVLHLLGFDHIEEDDRKVMRKYEEQILDSMGLTR, from the coding sequence ATAATTGAGGCTTCGGTTGCAAATACCATTAAGATTTTTTTGCAGGAAGAAAATTTTGAAGTCAGTGTACTCATAGTTGATAACAACTTAATAAAAGAGTTAAATAGAAAATACAGAAATATTAACAAAGAGACAGATGTACTATCATTTCCTATATTTGAATTCAAAAATGGACAATTACAGGAAGATATAGTAATTGTTGAGGATGAAATTCCCCTTGGGGATATTGTAATTTCTATCGAAAAGGCACTGCAGCAGGCGGAAGAATTTGGTCACTCGTTGGAAAGAGAAGTTGCATATTTAACTGTGCATTCTGTTTTGCATCTTTTAGGTTTTGACCACATAGAAGAAGATGATAGAAAAGTAATGAGAAAATA
- the rpsU gene encoding 30S ribosomal protein S21 — protein MSEVRVGENESLDSALRRFKKKCAEAGVLAELRKREHYESPSVRRKKKSEAARRRKRR, from the coding sequence ATGTCAGAAGTAAGAGTGGGTGAGAACGAATCACTCGATAGTGCCCTCAGAAGATTTAAAAAGAAATGTGCAGAAGCTGGGGTTTTAGCTGAGCTCAGGAAAAGAGAGCACTATGAAAGCCCAAGCGTTAGAAGAAAGAAAAAATCAGAAGCTGCACGTAGGAGAAAGCGCAGATAA
- a CDS encoding GatB/YqeY domain-containing protein, whose translation MSLKDKLLEDYKTAMKEKDVVRKNVVGMVRAAILQFEKDNKVVLDDNGVLSVIAKEIKKRKDSLPEYIKSGRQDLIDELNKEIEILTSYLPPMLSEEEIEQIVKETIEIVKPTGMKDMGKVMQEVMKKVSGRAEGKVVSEIVKKFLSRDKGIE comes from the coding sequence TTGAGTCTCAAAGATAAGCTCCTTGAAGATTATAAAACTGCTATGAAAGAAAAGGATGTTGTCAGAAAAAATGTTGTTGGTATGGTGAGAGCTGCTATATTGCAGTTTGAAAAGGACAACAAGGTGGTTCTTGACGACAATGGTGTGCTGAGTGTCATTGCGAAGGAGATTAAGAAGAGAAAAGACAGTTTACCTGAATATATAAAAAGTGGCAGACAGGATTTGATTGATGAGTTGAACAAAGAGATTGAAATTTTGACTTCTTATCTTCCACCTATGTTAAGCGAGGAAGAAATAGAACAGATTGTAAAAGAAACAATAGAAATTGTAAAACCGACTGGAATGAAAGATATGGGAAAGGTTATGCAAGAGGTTATGAAAAAGGTAAGTGGAAGGGCAGAAGGAAAAGTAGTAAGTGAGATTGTTAAAAAATTTTTATCAAGGGATAAGGGAATAGAATAA
- a CDS encoding sporulation protein YqfD, translating to MCAGKLILKVDGENFGKFLNILVFNKILLKLYSKQNNSIIISVSTEDFRKVTKIAKRTNCKVSILEKKGIYFYLKQITLYKIATVVLCILFLIIFYQFIFDIVFINHGSANVLLNKKIKEKLYQYNVKPFMLKNKIDEKRIETKLLADLNNLMWVKVKKEGARLFVEYVDRETEQIKSEKGRIFAGSSGIIKKIILKSGNLLVKEGDTVVSGQLLVDNRVISKDGIEYFEDANAQIEAITFYNVSTSFYLPLYQKEYISKTTLPYIVVGNHEIKLKNMVTKNENCDKIKIKEYKLSPLPIKVEVYEIKRYKLKKFVPTLEQIKERAQKECDIKFALLTKNKKILNVLSTRTYIKIKKEKSEIKQIECKRDYECLEEISIKK from the coding sequence ATGTGCGCTGGTAAACTAATATTAAAAGTAGATGGAGAAAATTTTGGCAAATTTTTAAATATACTTGTTTTCAATAAAATTTTGTTGAAACTGTACTCCAAGCAAAACAACTCTATTATTATAAGCGTTTCAACTGAGGATTTTAGAAAAGTAACAAAGATAGCAAAAAGAACAAATTGCAAAGTAAGTATTTTAGAGAAAAAGGGAATATATTTTTATTTAAAACAAATAACGCTGTATAAAATAGCAACAGTTGTGCTATGTATACTTTTTTTAATAATTTTTTATCAATTCATTTTTGACATAGTTTTTATAAACCATGGGTCTGCAAACGTATTGTTAAATAAAAAAATAAAAGAAAAACTTTACCAGTATAATGTAAAGCCTTTTATGCTAAAAAATAAAATTGATGAGAAAAGAATTGAGACCAAGCTTCTTGCTGATTTGAATAATTTGATGTGGGTTAAGGTCAAAAAAGAAGGTGCTCGCTTGTTTGTGGAATATGTAGATAGAGAAACAGAGCAAATAAAGAGTGAAAAAGGAAGGATATTTGCAGGAAGTAGTGGTATTATTAAAAAAATAATACTAAAATCAGGGAATTTGCTTGTTAAAGAAGGTGATACGGTAGTTTCTGGTCAGCTTCTTGTGGATAATAGAGTAATTTCTAAAGATGGAATTGAATATTTTGAGGATGCCAACGCTCAGATTGAAGCAATAACATTTTATAATGTTTCTACAAGTTTTTACTTACCTTTATATCAAAAAGAGTACATTTCAAAAACTACTCTTCCGTATATAGTAGTAGGAAACCATGAAATTAAACTCAAAAATATGGTTACTAAAAACGAGAATTGTGATAAAATTAAAATAAAAGAGTATAAACTTTCTCCTTTGCCCATTAAGGTGGAAGTATATGAAATCAAAAGATACAAATTAAAAAAATTTGTTCCTACATTAGAACAGATAAAAGAGAGGGCTCAGAAAGAATGTGATATTAAGTTTGCACTCCTTACAAAGAACAAGAAAATTTTGAATGTTTTGTCAACGCGAACATATATTAAAATTAAAAAAGAAAAAAGTGAGATAAAACAGATTGAATGCAAAAGAGATTACGAATGTTTGGAAGAGATTAGTATAAAAAAATAA
- a CDS encoding PhoH family protein, whose translation MEERLISTVNIEDTQELWNIFGEFDSKVRTLEELLNVNIVFRDNSIKIIGSSPENINKAEKTIKILHDMEKKKLDIDEHTIRYIVETLENEEIRSLENDVIFITHRGKQVKPKTLGQKRYISAIMNNTIVFGIGPAGTGKTYLAMAMAVHYLKKKEVSKIILTRPAVEAGEKLGFLPGDLQTKVDPYLRPIYDALHDLIGTETYQRYMERGVIEVAPLAYMRGRTLDDAFIILDEAQNTTSEQMKMFLTRLGFGSKAVVTGDITQIDLPSGVESGLVQVTKILRDIEGIEFVFLTYQDVVRHQLVQKIINAYNRYEEKRKEKQKV comes from the coding sequence TTGGAAGAAAGACTTATTTCAACTGTAAATATTGAAGATACTCAAGAACTCTGGAATATCTTTGGAGAGTTTGATTCCAAGGTAAGGACATTAGAAGAGCTTTTGAATGTAAATATTGTCTTTAGAGACAACAGCATAAAAATTATAGGCAGCAGTCCAGAAAATATAAATAAGGCTGAAAAGACAATAAAAATATTACATGACATGGAGAAGAAAAAATTAGATATTGATGAACATACCATCCGCTATATAGTAGAGACCTTAGAAAATGAAGAGATAAGAAGCTTAGAAAACGATGTTATCTTTATAACTCATAGAGGCAAACAGGTAAAACCTAAAACCCTTGGACAAAAACGATATATAAGTGCAATTATGAACAATACTATTGTTTTTGGCATTGGACCTGCCGGTACCGGAAAGACTTATTTGGCTATGGCAATGGCTGTTCACTACCTTAAAAAGAAAGAGGTAAGCAAGATTATTCTCACAAGACCAGCTGTTGAGGCAGGAGAAAAATTAGGTTTTTTGCCGGGAGATTTGCAAACAAAGGTAGACCCTTATTTAAGACCAATTTATGATGCGCTGCACGACCTAATCGGCACAGAAACATATCAAAGATATATGGAAAGAGGAGTAATTGAAGTTGCACCGCTTGCGTACATGCGTGGGAGAACCTTAGATGATGCTTTTATAATCCTGGACGAAGCTCAAAATACAACTTCAGAGCAGATGAAGATGTTTTTGACAAGGCTTGGTTTTGGTTCAAAAGCAGTGGTGACTGGTGATATTACTCAAATTGACTTGCCAAGCGGCGTAGAGTCGGGTCTTGTCCAGGTAACAAAGATACTGAGGGATATTGAAGGAATAGAATTTGTGTTTTTGACATATCAGGATGTTGTTCGTCATCAGCTGGTTCAGAAAATTATAAATGCTTACAACAGGTACGAAGAAAAACGAAAGGAGAAACAAAAGGTATAG
- a CDS encoding HD family phosphohydrolase — protein MFKNFGRWQERKRIYLYRFVLFCSFFVTSLLLIALSKKRETPIILDKVFRFFNFEGKYSNFKTASDLSAAILLILILSLIMGVYFYLFERKFIDSCRDMATASAIIVLNLLLIKFLLPIPTFAVPVFVGVILISLLIDVRVSIIFNMVLSIVSLLIVGTDNLSFALYLFVAGSLCAIVSHSIHNRLQFISHGFLASLISLLFVLSAELVFKINDAEVLTASVNSFIGTALSFVIAYGTLPVWEYLFDFTTPIRLMELSNPNHPLLKRLLFEAPGTYHHSLIVGNLAEIACEAVGGNYLLARIGAYYHDIGKLKRPFYFKENQIIEEDPHNRITPTLSALIIISHTKDGVEIGKEYRLPRQVLDIIKQHHGTTKVAFFYGKALNQNQQVSEEKFRYDGPIPQSKEAAIVMLADSVEAAVRALSSPTPQLIEATIRNVIQEKLLDGQLNSSDLTFRELEVISESFVKVLTGVFHKRVSYNIFEDSSNKEDEVMVKSENIHSKSAG, from the coding sequence ATGTTTAAAAACTTTGGACGATGGCAAGAAAGAAAGAGAATATATTTGTACCGATTTGTTCTTTTTTGCTCGTTTTTTGTAACCTCATTGCTCCTTATAGCACTGTCAAAGAAAAGAGAAACGCCCATAATTTTAGATAAAGTTTTTCGGTTTTTTAATTTTGAGGGCAAATACTCTAATTTTAAAACAGCAAGCGATTTGTCAGCAGCTATTTTATTGATTTTAATACTTTCTCTCATAATGGGAGTGTACTTTTATCTTTTTGAAAGAAAATTTATAGACAGCTGCAGGGATATGGCAACAGCAAGTGCTATTATAGTTTTAAATCTGCTATTAATAAAATTTCTTCTTCCCATACCAACATTTGCTGTACCGGTATTTGTAGGGGTTATTTTGATTTCTCTTTTGATTGACGTTAGAGTTTCAATTATTTTTAATATGGTACTCTCAATAGTATCACTGCTAATTGTGGGGACAGATAATCTCAGTTTCGCTCTTTATCTTTTTGTAGCAGGAAGTTTATGTGCAATTGTATCACACAGTATTCATAACAGATTGCAATTTATATCTCATGGATTTTTGGCGAGCTTAATATCCTTACTTTTTGTTTTATCAGCCGAACTGGTATTTAAAATAAATGACGCTGAGGTGTTGACCGCTTCAGTAAACTCTTTTATTGGAACAGCACTTTCGTTTGTTATTGCATATGGAACTTTACCTGTGTGGGAATACTTGTTTGATTTTACAACTCCGATTAGACTTATGGAGCTTTCTAATCCCAACCATCCGCTGTTAAAAAGACTCTTATTTGAAGCGCCAGGAACTTACCACCATAGTTTAATAGTTGGAAATTTAGCTGAGATTGCATGTGAGGCGGTTGGAGGCAATTACCTTCTTGCCCGCATAGGTGCTTATTATCACGACATAGGAAAACTAAAAAGACCCTTTTATTTTAAAGAAAACCAGATTATTGAAGAAGACCCACATAACAGGATAACTCCTACCCTCTCAGCTCTTATAATAATCTCACACACAAAAGATGGGGTAGAGATTGGAAAGGAATACAGGCTGCCGAGGCAGGTTCTTGACATTATAAAACAGCATCATGGGACTACTAAGGTAGCGTTTTTTTATGGAAAAGCACTCAACCAAAATCAACAAGTAAGTGAAGAAAAATTTAGATATGATGGACCTATTCCTCAAAGTAAAGAAGCTGCAATTGTGATGTTGGCTGACTCTGTTGAGGCAGCTGTCAGGGCTCTTTCTTCTCCGACCCCTCAGCTAATTGAGGCTACCATAAGAAATGTTATACAAGAAAAGCTTCTGGATGGGCAGCTAAATAGCAGTGATTTGACGTTTAGAGAGCTGGAGGTTATATCTGAAAGTTTCGTCAAAGTTTTAACTGGTGTTTTTCACAAGAGGGTTAGTTATAATATCTTTGAGGATTCTTCAAACAAAGAAGATGAGGTGATGGTAAAAAGTGAAAATATTCATTCAAAATCAGCAGGATAA
- a CDS encoding acyl-CoA thioesterase: protein MVEIELIVRYAETDKMGIAHHSNYFVWFEAARTELIKKVGICYSQIENELGVYLPLISCSCDFKRACFYEDRIMVSARVNNLTPTRIKFYYEVKRDGVLCATGFTEHAFVDKNFKPINLQKKNKDLFLDFEKLWVEDKL from the coding sequence ATGGTAGAAATAGAACTAATAGTAAGGTATGCTGAAACAGACAAAATGGGTATTGCACATCATTCAAATTATTTTGTGTGGTTTGAAGCAGCTCGTACAGAGCTTATAAAAAAGGTGGGTATCTGTTATTCACAGATTGAAAATGAGCTTGGAGTATATCTGCCACTTATAAGCTGTTCTTGCGATTTTAAGAGAGCTTGCTTTTATGAAGACAGAATAATGGTGAGTGCAAGGGTTAATAATTTAACACCTACGAGAATAAAATTTTACTATGAAGTTAAAAGAGATGGAGTTTTATGTGCAACAGGTTTTACAGAACATGCCTTTGTAGATAAAAATTTTAAACCAATAAATCTGCAGAAAAAAAACAAAGATTTGTTTTTGGATTTTGAAAAGCTGTGGGTGGAAGACAAATTGTAA